One genomic window of Tenacibaculum tangerinum includes the following:
- a CDS encoding YqgE/AlgH family protein: MVALKPEKGRLLIAEPAILNDNSFKRAIILLTEHTKKSSVGFILNRPLDYVLSDLVPEIDCDFTIYQGGPVEQDNLYFIHKVPHLLPNSVEVANGIYWGGNFELLKELLNTKQLKDTDIRFFLGYSGWGASQLEEELLMSSWFIAENDYKNILTTNNQTLWKDKLLQRGGRYKIWANAPSDIQMN; this comes from the coding sequence ATGGTTGCACTTAAACCAGAAAAAGGAAGGTTGTTAATTGCAGAACCAGCAATTTTAAATGATAATTCTTTTAAAAGAGCTATCATTTTGCTTACTGAACATACAAAGAAAAGTTCGGTCGGTTTTATTCTAAACAGACCCTTAGACTATGTCCTTAGTGATTTGGTACCTGAGATAGATTGTGACTTTACCATATATCAAGGTGGTCCTGTAGAGCAGGATAATTTATACTTTATTCATAAAGTTCCGCATTTACTTCCTAACAGTGTTGAGGTAGCCAATGGTATTTATTGGGGTGGTAATTTTGAACTTCTAAAAGAGTTATTAAACACCAAGCAACTAAAAGATACTGATATTCGTTTCTTTTTAGGGTATTCGGGTTGGGGTGCCAGTCAGCTAGAAGAAGAGTTGTTAATGAGTTCTTGGTTTATTGCAGAAAACGACTACAAAAATATTTTAACAACCAATAACCAAACGCTTTGGAAAGATAAATTACTGCAAAGAGGAGGTCGATATAAAATTTGGGCAAATGCTCCTAGTGATATTCAAATGAATTAA